One Methanolinea sp. DNA window includes the following coding sequences:
- a CDS encoding rubredoxin encodes MDSYICTICGHEYSPERGEPDMGIPPGVEFSRLPEGWRCPVCKAAPSLFRRK; translated from the coding sequence ATGGATTCGTACATATGCACGATATGCGGGCACGAGTACAGCCCGGAGAGGGGGGAACCCGACATGGGGATCCCGCCGGGAGTCGAATTTTCACGGTTACCTGAGGGTTGGCGGTGCCCCGTCTGCAAGGCAGCGCCGTCCCTGTTCCGGCGGAAGTGA